A single window of Syntrophotalea acetylenica DNA harbors:
- a CDS encoding molybdopterin-binding protein — protein MRIARATVGEGLRVDGGRGGGARLKAGATGVLKINVPLLDEINGLGDFAIGTRHNWTACREGESVAMVKIMPLYVPEAKLLSVENLCRDKGRILDVLPFRIQKAGAVITGSEVYKGRITDRFADVLARKVEPFGVSLAHAIIVPDDVEAIARAISELHAAGCEVIFACSGMSVDPDDVTMDGIRASGADVIMEGVPMMPSAILGLAMLRNVPVLGTPAGVLRGGVTALDGVLPMIFAGMKPRVADIIAMGHGGFCLEKYAF, from the coding sequence TTGCGTATCGCCCGGGCCACGGTGGGCGAGGGGTTGCGGGTCGATGGCGGGCGTGGCGGAGGCGCGCGGCTGAAGGCCGGTGCCACCGGCGTGCTGAAAATCAATGTTCCACTGCTGGACGAGATCAACGGGCTGGGCGATTTCGCCATCGGCACCCGCCACAACTGGACAGCCTGCAGAGAGGGGGAGTCTGTCGCCATGGTCAAGATCATGCCCCTGTATGTGCCCGAGGCCAAACTGTTAAGTGTGGAAAATCTGTGCCGCGACAAGGGCAGAATCCTGGATGTCCTGCCCTTCAGGATCCAAAAAGCCGGCGCGGTTATTACCGGCAGTGAGGTTTACAAGGGGCGGATCACGGACCGGTTCGCGGACGTTCTGGCGCGCAAGGTCGAGCCGTTCGGCGTGTCCCTGGCGCATGCCATCATCGTGCCCGACGATGTCGAGGCCATCGCTCGGGCCATATCGGAGCTGCACGCGGCAGGCTGCGAAGTCATCTTCGCCTGCAGCGGCATGTCCGTTGATCCCGATGATGTCACCATGGATGGCATCCGGGCGTCCGGAGCGGACGTCATCATGGAGGGGGTGCCGATGATGCCCAGCGCCATCCTCGGCCTGGCGATGTTGCGGAACGTGCCTGTGCTGGGTACGCCGGCAGGGGTGCTGCGCGGCGGCGTAACCGCTCTGGACGGGGTGCTGCCCATGATTTTTGCCGGAATGAAGCCGCGGGTGGCGGATATCATTGCGATGGGTCATGGCGGATTCTGTCTGGAAAAGTATGCATTCTGA